Part of the Microcebus murinus isolate Inina chromosome 19, M.murinus_Inina_mat1.0, whole genome shotgun sequence genome, atgaatatatttaaactttAGAAGTGTTTGATACTACGAAGCCCTGGAAAGATCTGAAAGGAGGAATTAGGACCGAAATAAGAGTCACAACAGGTATCAACATTGGAATCCCGTCAAATCACCAGTAACCCAGAAAGGGAGGTACTGCCAGGAGCACAGAGGAGGTGTTGGGATAGTATCACAGAGCGTGCTGTCAGAAGTGGAGGTCTCACCTCCCCGAATGGGGTGGTCttcattctgtgtgtgtgcatgcatgtccCACGTATGATCAACTAAAAAACTACAGCAGGGTAAGATGAACTAAATATATTTCTGTCTCCTGATTCTGGAAGAGAACTTAATCCACTCACTAGGGGAAAACTGCCAAGGCCCCAGGACCTGCCCATGAAAGCCACATCCCAGGATTTCCATCGGCTGTCTCATACTGGTGGGAAGCCTGGCTCTTAAAGGTCATCTGTCCTTCAGCAAGTTCCTGCTGCCCAGAGAAATGAGGAAAGATGCCCCACCAGAGACATCTTCCCTTCTCCCAAGGCACATGCAGCCACATTCACATCCACCTGCCTCCTGCAAGGACCTCCCACTTCTGGGACTCCTACCTTCAACTGTGAGCAGCTACCACATGTGATGTACTTGGTGGGCTAGGGGCTGTTCTTCGTGCTTCATAGGGCTTTTCACATTTATTCCCGACAACCATCCTATTAGAGAGCCGCTACTACTGCTCCCATTGcatagattaggaaactgaggctcagaaggatGAGGCAGCCAGGGAGTGGAAGAGCTGGGTTCAGAACCCACAGCCCCATCCTCTTTCCCCTTTGCCAGGTTGCAGAGGGGCCGGAGAAGGGCCTGAAAACCCGCTCTCCAGACCGCCCTTCCACCCAGACACCTGTGGCCCTGGGGCTGCTACCTGCTTTGGTGAACTTGTCTGCCATCTCCTTCCGCACGGCCTTGGCGAGGTTGAAGTAGTCGTCGTCTTCGTCGATGCTCTGCAGGAACAGCGGGATGTGCTGGAAGACAACGGCGTGCTGGCAGTGCCGCTGCTCCGCCACCCTCAGCTGCTGGTCCAGCCACTGGTCCTGGGCCTGCTTCAGGGCAGGGCACCTGGAGGCGTCGTACAAGAACTGGGAGTTGAGGACCAGGAAGAGGACGCCCCCGACCCAGAAGCTGAAGTAGTCGTCCCCCCACGTCTGGCAGAACTCCTCGACGGTCTCGGCTGTGGGGACGTTGCCCACATCGTGGTTACCGCTGACGAGAACCAGGGGGATCTCCCGGTCGACCGCCCTGAGCACCCGCTGCAGGTCCTCCGTCTGCTCCTTCCGCCAGGGTGTCCCTGGAAAAGTGAGGGTCAGGTCCTGAGATGGCCAGATGCTGCTTACCTATCTACtaacataaaattaagaaagaaaagaacctaGAAATCCACTCTACCCAGCACGGGGAAACTGCCAAAAGTAGTCACGCGCTAAAAGCAAATCAACAAGTGGGGCGAGTGCCTCTGTCTGTCCCTTTGAGTTGAAAGACTCCTGTCCTTCCCCAGGACACCTTGGAGGTTCACCATCTCCGTGGCCACTGCCCCACGTTGCTGAGTGTGCAGTCAGTGGTGTACAGTCGATCCTGATGGTAAATATTAGTGAAGcttaatttctatct contains:
- the CPPED1 gene encoding serine/threonine-protein phosphatase CPPED1 isoform X3; translated protein: MKAWSTGNCDSGGDEWQQEIRLTEQAVQAINKLNPKPRFFVLCGDLIHAMPGTPWRKEQTEDLQRVLRAVDREIPLVLVSGNHDVGNVPTAETVEEFCQTWGDDYFSFWVGGVLFLVLNSQFLYDASRCPALKQAQDQWLDQQLRVAEQRHCQHAVVFQHIPLFLQSIDEDDDYFNLAKAVRKEMADKFTKAGVRAVFSGHYHRNAGGTYQNLDMVVSSAIGCQLGKDTHGLRVVVVTAEKIVHRYYSLDELSEKGIEDDLMDLMKKK